Proteins from a genomic interval of Musa acuminata AAA Group cultivar baxijiao chromosome BXJ1-9, Cavendish_Baxijiao_AAA, whole genome shotgun sequence:
- the LOC135585145 gene encoding uncharacterized protein LOC135585145 produces the protein MHAVRRAFPIPISLTRLPYVEIEYASIIIGEPTHIPSRFSRRLGFPVQALALFFSLSLSFSCSIEGRSPDRAPPSHVITPLPSPFLRHQPVINQNTAGISLKGQALGSGSKMFFGGFNYYGNSFEQTYRCYPASFIDKPQLEIGDKIIMPPSALDRLASLHIDYPMLFELHNAATERVSHCGVLEFIAEEGMIYMPYWMMQNLLLQEGDIVRVKNATLPKGTYVKLQPHTKDFLDISNPKAILETTLRNFSCLTTGDSIMVAYNNKKYYIDIVETKPSSAISIIETDCEVDFAPPLDYKEPERPQTSLTRSNAPEQAHHDLQNEAEVEKKFTPFVGVGRRLDGKPSKENTPSIGSSVKDNKSETIDGTKRLSPSNSEGSSSRQAKGKLIFGSNANRTPKEEPKVAPKEANEQPEKKEEPKFQAFSGKKYSLKG, from the exons ATGCACGCGGTCCGCAGGGCTTTCCCAATTCCCATCTCTCTAACTCGTCTTCCTTATGTTGAAATAGAATACGCATCTATCATCATCGGAGAACCAACTCATATACCGAGTCGGTTCTCTCGGAGACTTGGTTTCCCAGTTCAAGCTCTtgctctctttttctctctctctctctctttctcttgctcGATCGAGGGTCGCAGCCCTGATCGAGCACCGCCATCTCACGTTATTACCCCGCTCCCGTCCCCTTTTCTTCGCCACCAACCGGTCATCAACCAGAACACCGCAGGCATCAG TCTGAAGGGCCAAGCACTTGGATCTGGAAGCAAAATG TTTTTTGGGGGATTTAATTATTATGGGAATTCATTCGAGCAGACTTACCGTTGTTATCCAGCTTCATTCATTGATAAG CCACAATTGGAGATAGGTGATAAAA TTATAATGCCGCCTTCTGCTCTTGATCGTCTTG CTTCTCTACACATTGATTATCCAATGCTATTTGAGCTCCATAATGCTGCGACTGAGCGTGTTTCACACTGTGGTGTTTTGGAGTTCATTGCAGAAGAAGGCATGATATACATGCCATATTGG ATGATGCAAAATTTACTTTTACAAGAGGGAGATATTGTCCGTGTCAAAAATGCCACCCTCCCCAAGGGTACATATGTGAAGCTGCAGCCTCACACAAAAGACTTTTTGGATATCTCAAACCCCAAGGCCAT TTTGGAAACGACATTAAGAAACTTCTCATGTTTAACAACTGGTGACAGTATAATGGTAGCATACAATAACAAGAAATACTACATAGATATCGTGGAAACAAAGCCCTCTTCTGCAATTAGCATTATTGAGACAGACTGTGAGGTTGATTTTGCTCCCCCGCTTGATTATAAAGAGCCTGAACGGCCCCAAACTTCTTTAACAAGAAGCAATGCACCAGAACAAG CTCATCACGATCTGCAAAATGAAGCCGAAGTTGAAAAGAAATTTACCCCATTTGTGGGTGTTGGAAGAAGGTTGGATGGAAAGCCTTCTAAGGAGAATACTCCAAGTATTGGTTCCTCGGTGAAGGATAATAAATCCGAAACGATAGATGGTACGAAGCGGTTATCACCGTCCAATTCGGAAGGCAGCTCTTCTCGTCAAGCTAAGGGAAAGCTTATTTTTGGTTCAAATGCAAATCGTACTCCAAAAGAAGAACCAAAG GTTGCCCCCAAGGAAGCAAATGAACAAcctgaaaagaaagaagaacccAAGTTCCAGGCCTTTTCTGGGAAGAAATACTCATTGAAGGGTTAA